The proteins below come from a single Streptomyces sp. MRC013 genomic window:
- a CDS encoding DUF4190 domain-containing protein, producing MSENTERNDPWAPPESRPPQGSGPGRPVPSARHDQPTVTSMPAAGFGASAGDRLPPPPVAPGGPAQPAPGPYGYPAPPATGGYGYPGPYPGSHHGTYGGVGAWGPRPVNGLGVASMVIGIVSIVTCFLYGLGIVLGILALVFGIIGRKRVQRGEADNGGMATAGIVTGAVGIVLGVLILGAIVWAIVQSGEEDGDRDHGDRYATFLSLADPGTTPSR from the coding sequence ATGTCAGAGAACACCGAGCGGAACGATCCCTGGGCGCCGCCGGAGAGCCGGCCGCCGCAGGGGTCCGGTCCGGGCCGGCCCGTGCCGTCCGCGCGGCACGATCAGCCGACGGTGACGTCGATGCCCGCCGCCGGCTTCGGCGCGTCGGCCGGCGACCGGCTGCCGCCGCCCCCGGTCGCGCCCGGCGGGCCCGCGCAGCCCGCCCCCGGCCCGTACGGCTACCCGGCGCCGCCCGCCACGGGCGGCTACGGCTACCCGGGCCCCTACCCCGGCTCGCACCACGGGACGTACGGCGGCGTCGGCGCGTGGGGCCCCCGACCGGTGAACGGGCTGGGCGTCGCCTCGATGGTCATCGGCATCGTCTCGATCGTGACGTGCTTCCTCTACGGCCTCGGCATCGTCCTCGGCATCCTCGCCCTGGTCTTCGGCATCATCGGCCGCAAGCGCGTCCAGCGGGGCGAGGCGGACAACGGCGGCATGGCCACGGCGGGCATCGTCACCGGCGCGGTCGGCATCGTGCTCGGCGTCCTGATCCTGGGCGCCATCGTCTGGGCGATCGTCCAGAGCGGCGAGGAAGACGGCGACCGGGACCACGGCGACCGGTACGCCACCTTCCTGTCCCTCGCGGATCCGGGGACCACGCCCTCCAGGTGA
- a CDS encoding adenosine deaminase, giving the protein MTDLRPFIAGLPKAELHVHHVGSASPRIVSELAARHPDSKVPTDPEALADYFTFTDFAHFIDVYLSVVDLVRTPEDVRLLTYEVARDMARQNIRYAELTITPFSSTRRGIDEKAFMAAIEDARTAAETELGVILRWCFDIPGEAGLEAAEETTRLALDLRPEGLVSFGLGGPEIGVPRPQFKPYFDRAVAAGLHSVPHAGETTGPQTVWDALNHLRAERIGHGTSAPRDPALLAHLAEHRIPLEVCPTSNIATRAVADLDRHPIREMAAAGVLVTVNSDDPPMFGTDLNTEYEVAARLLGLDERGVAALAKNAVEASFLDPAGKERIAAEIEAYTERWLVL; this is encoded by the coding sequence ATGACCGATCTGCGCCCCTTCATCGCGGGCCTGCCCAAGGCGGAACTGCACGTCCACCACGTCGGTTCGGCCTCCCCCCGGATCGTCTCCGAGCTGGCCGCCCGCCACCCCGACTCGAAGGTGCCCACGGACCCCGAGGCGCTGGCGGACTACTTCACCTTCACCGACTTCGCACACTTCATCGACGTCTACCTGTCGGTCGTCGACCTGGTCCGCACCCCCGAGGACGTCCGGCTGCTCACCTACGAGGTCGCCCGCGACATGGCGCGGCAGAACATCCGGTACGCGGAGTTGACGATCACCCCGTTCAGCTCGACGCGGCGCGGGATCGACGAGAAGGCGTTCATGGCGGCCATCGAGGACGCCCGCACCGCCGCCGAGACCGAACTCGGCGTGATCCTGCGCTGGTGCTTCGACATCCCCGGCGAGGCCGGTCTGGAGGCCGCGGAGGAGACCACCCGCCTCGCCCTGGACCTGCGGCCCGAGGGGCTCGTGTCGTTCGGCCTCGGCGGGCCGGAGATCGGCGTGCCGCGGCCGCAGTTCAAGCCGTACTTCGACCGGGCCGTCGCGGCCGGCCTGCACTCCGTGCCGCACGCCGGCGAGACGACCGGCCCGCAGACCGTCTGGGACGCGCTGAACCACCTGCGCGCCGAGCGCATCGGCCACGGCACGAGCGCCCCGCGTGACCCGGCGCTCCTCGCCCACCTCGCCGAGCACCGCATCCCCCTGGAGGTCTGCCCCACCTCCAACATCGCCACCCGCGCCGTCGCCGACCTCGACCGGCACCCGATCAGGGAGATGGCGGCCGCCGGAGTCCTCGTCACCGTCAACTCCGACGACCCGCCGATGTTCGGCACCGACCTGAACACCGAATACGAGGTCGCCGCCCGCCTCCTCGGCCTCGACGAGCGGGGCGTCGCCGCCCTGGCGAAGAACGCCGTCGAGGCGTCCTTCCTCGACCCGGCCGGCAAGGAGCGGATCGCCGCGGAGATCGAGGCGTACACGGAACGGTGGCTCGTGCTCTGA
- a CDS encoding glycerophosphodiester phosphodiesterase — protein MRTVTVVGHRGDPYRVRENTVASIRSALARGADAVEVDVRLTWDGVPVLLHDDTLRRLWRVDRPLAALSFAEVRELTGPEGVPTLHEALAASAPHRVMIDLPGATEASVRAVVGAVRECDAEDRVYYCSGAPAMLLVRAADPAAEIALTWTTLAPVRPVLLDALTPRWLNYRFGLVGRALADRAHRDGLLVSAWTADTRRTMRKLIADGVDSITTNRVDALNAVLTGART, from the coding sequence ATGCGCACCGTCACCGTCGTGGGGCACCGGGGCGACCCGTACCGGGTCCGTGAGAACACGGTCGCGTCGATCCGCTCGGCGCTGGCCCGCGGCGCGGACGCCGTGGAGGTCGACGTCCGGCTCACCTGGGACGGCGTCCCGGTCCTCCTCCACGACGACACCCTGCGGCGGCTGTGGCGCGTCGACCGGCCGCTCGCGGCGCTGAGCTTCGCCGAGGTGCGGGAGCTGACCGGACCGGAGGGCGTGCCGACGCTCCACGAGGCGCTGGCCGCGTCCGCCCCGCACCGCGTGATGATCGACCTGCCGGGCGCCACCGAGGCGTCCGTGCGCGCCGTCGTCGGCGCCGTCCGCGAGTGCGACGCCGAGGACCGCGTGTACTACTGCTCCGGCGCGCCCGCCATGCTGCTCGTCCGCGCCGCCGACCCGGCCGCCGAGATCGCCCTGACCTGGACGACGCTCGCGCCGGTCCGCCCCGTCCTGCTGGACGCGCTGACCCCGCGGTGGCTCAACTACCGTTTCGGACTGGTCGGCAGGGCGCTCGCGGACCGGGCCCACCGCGACGGGCTGCTCGTCTCCGCGTGGACGGCCGACACCCGCAGGACCATGCGCAAGCTGATCGCCGACGGGGTGGACTCGATCACCACCAACCGCGTGGACGCGCTCAACGCCGTACTGACGGGAGCCCGTACGTGA
- a CDS encoding gamma-aminobutyraldehyde dehydrogenase, which yields MTTELRRLRNYINGEFRDAADGRTIDVVNPATGEVYATSPLSGQADVDAAMEAAAAAFPAWRDTTPAERQKALLRIADAFEERAEDLVAAECENTGKPVGLTRTEELPPMVDQIRFFAGAARLLEGRSAGEYMEGMTSIVRREPVGVCAQVAPWNYPMMMAVWKFAPALAAGNTVVLKPSDTTPASTVLIAEIIGSILPKGVFNVVCGDRDTGRMMVEHPTPAMASITGSVRAGMQVAESAAKDVKRVHLELGGKAPVVVFEDVDVDKAVEDISVAGFFNAGQDCTAATRVLVHESIHDEFVAALAKAAAGTRTGAPDDEDVLYGPLNNANQLKQVSGFIDRLPAHAKVEAGGHRVGDKGYFYAPTVVSGLKQEDEIVQNEVFGPVITVQSFRDEEQALEYANGVEYALASSVWTRDHARAMRMSKALDFGCVWINTHIPLVAEMPHGGFKKSGYGKDLSAYGFEDYTRIKHVMTSLG from the coding sequence GTGACCACCGAACTGCGTCGTCTGCGCAACTACATCAACGGCGAGTTCCGGGATGCCGCCGACGGACGGACCATCGACGTCGTCAACCCCGCCACCGGGGAGGTCTACGCCACCTCTCCGCTCTCGGGCCAGGCCGACGTGGACGCCGCGATGGAGGCCGCCGCCGCGGCGTTCCCCGCCTGGCGGGACACCACCCCCGCCGAGCGCCAGAAGGCCCTGCTGAGGATCGCGGACGCCTTCGAGGAGCGCGCCGAGGACCTGGTCGCCGCCGAGTGCGAGAACACCGGCAAGCCCGTCGGCCTCACGCGGACCGAGGAACTGCCCCCGATGGTGGACCAGATCCGCTTCTTCGCGGGCGCCGCCCGGCTGCTGGAGGGCCGTTCCGCGGGCGAGTACATGGAGGGCATGACCTCGATCGTCCGGCGCGAGCCGGTCGGCGTCTGCGCCCAGGTCGCGCCGTGGAACTACCCGATGATGATGGCCGTGTGGAAGTTCGCCCCGGCCCTCGCCGCGGGCAACACCGTCGTCCTCAAGCCGTCCGACACGACGCCCGCCTCGACGGTCCTGATCGCCGAGATCATCGGCTCGATCCTCCCCAAGGGCGTCTTCAACGTCGTCTGCGGCGACCGCGACACCGGCCGGATGATGGTCGAGCACCCGACCCCGGCCATGGCCTCCATCACCGGCTCCGTACGCGCCGGCATGCAGGTCGCCGAGTCGGCCGCCAAGGACGTCAAGCGCGTCCACCTGGAGCTCGGCGGCAAGGCCCCGGTCGTCGTCTTCGAGGACGTCGACGTCGACAAGGCCGTCGAGGACATCTCCGTCGCCGGCTTCTTCAACGCCGGCCAGGACTGCACGGCGGCCACCCGCGTCCTGGTCCACGAGTCGATCCACGACGAGTTCGTCGCCGCCCTCGCCAAGGCCGCCGCCGGCACGAGGACCGGCGCGCCTGACGACGAGGACGTGCTGTACGGGCCGCTGAACAACGCCAACCAGCTCAAGCAGGTCAGCGGCTTCATCGACCGCCTTCCCGCGCACGCCAAGGTGGAGGCGGGCGGCCACCGCGTCGGCGACAAGGGCTACTTCTACGCGCCGACCGTCGTCTCCGGCCTCAAGCAGGAGGACGAGATCGTCCAGAACGAGGTCTTCGGCCCGGTCATCACCGTCCAGTCCTTCCGCGACGAGGAGCAGGCACTGGAGTACGCCAACGGCGTCGAGTACGCCCTGGCCTCCTCCGTCTGGACCAGGGACCACGCGCGCGCGATGCGCATGTCCAAGGCGCTGGACTTCGGCTGCGTCTGGATCAACACCCACATCCCGCTGGTCGCCGAGATGCCGCACGGCGGCTTCAAGAAGTCCGGTTACGGCAAGGACCTCTCCGCGTACGGCTTCGAGGACTACACCCGCATCAAGCACGTGATGACCTCCCTGGGCTGA
- a CDS encoding ATP-binding cassette domain-containing protein — MAAPPDNDVLWARSLHHTHNGSPALSGVSLGVREGEILAVHGPRGCGKTTLLHCLAGRTVPEEGEVWFDGAPVHTMGPPQRERLGRDRFAWIDPEPALVPELTAWENAALPLLLRGVPRRTAKAAALEWLERLDVGDCAKRRPRALLQSQRQRVSVARAFAAEPAVLFADEPAAALHSAEGTRVLRALTAAARSHRVTVVLATYDAEVAALADRAVALFDGRRVDAPRAAEVEGRDACSLSV; from the coding sequence ATGGCGGCCCCGCCCGACAACGACGTGCTGTGGGCGCGTTCCCTGCACCACACGCACAACGGCTCCCCCGCCCTCAGCGGCGTCTCACTCGGCGTCCGCGAAGGCGAGATCCTCGCCGTCCACGGCCCGCGCGGCTGTGGGAAAACGACTCTGCTGCACTGCCTCGCCGGCCGGACCGTCCCCGAGGAGGGGGAGGTCTGGTTCGACGGCGCGCCCGTCCACACCATGGGTCCGCCCCAGCGGGAACGGCTCGGCCGCGACCGGTTCGCCTGGATCGACCCCGAGCCCGCCCTCGTACCCGAGCTCACCGCCTGGGAGAACGCCGCCCTGCCCCTGCTGCTGCGCGGCGTCCCCCGCCGGACGGCCAAGGCCGCCGCCCTCGAGTGGCTGGAGCGGCTCGACGTCGGCGACTGCGCCAAGCGGCGGCCCCGCGCCCTGCTCCAGTCGCAGCGCCAGCGCGTCAGCGTCGCCCGCGCGTTCGCCGCCGAGCCCGCCGTCCTCTTCGCCGACGAGCCCGCCGCCGCCCTGCACAGCGCGGAGGGGACGCGGGTCCTGCGCGCCCTCACCGCCGCGGCGCGCTCGCACCGGGTCACGGTCGTCCTCGCCACGTACGACGCGGAGGTCGCCGCCCTCGCCGACCGCGCCGTCGCCCTGTTCGACGGACGCCGCGTCGACGCCCCGCGGGCCGCCGAGGTGGAGGGGCGCGACGCGTGCTCGCTCTCCGTCTGA
- a CDS encoding thiamine ABC transporter substrate-binding protein, which translates to MSTTKKITAGAVAAALGAAALTACGDGSGGAGDEAGGGAPKTVTLVGHDSFAASDAVLKEFTRRTGYTVKVLRSGDAVEAVNKAVLTKGAPQGDVFFGVDNTTLSRALDNGVFEPYEAKGLDRVDPAFRLDRDGRRVTPIDYGDVCVNYDKKFFADRRLAPPETFDDLAKPAYRNLLVVENPERSSPGLGFLLGTAAAYGDGGWQGYWRKLKDNGVKVVDSWEIAYNQEFSGSAGGRKAKADRPLVVSYASSPPVEVLYGDPRPAEAPTGVAPGTCYRQIEFAGLLKGAANEEGGKALLDFMIGKRFQEDMPLNMFVHPVVEDAKPPELFTRHGVAVDEPLTMAPEKIAENRDRWVRAWSSLVLK; encoded by the coding sequence GTGAGCACCACCAAGAAGATCACCGCGGGCGCGGTCGCCGCCGCCCTGGGCGCCGCGGCGCTCACGGCGTGCGGGGACGGATCCGGCGGGGCGGGTGACGAGGCCGGCGGCGGCGCGCCGAAGACCGTCACGCTCGTCGGCCACGACTCCTTCGCCGCCTCCGACGCCGTGCTGAAGGAGTTCACCCGGCGGACCGGCTACACGGTGAAGGTCCTCAGGAGCGGCGACGCCGTCGAGGCGGTCAACAAGGCCGTCCTCACCAAGGGAGCCCCGCAGGGCGACGTCTTCTTCGGCGTGGACAACACGACCCTCTCCCGCGCCCTCGACAACGGCGTGTTCGAGCCGTACGAGGCGAAGGGCCTCGACCGGGTCGACCCCGCCTTCCGGCTCGACCGGGACGGGCGCCGCGTCACCCCGATCGACTACGGCGACGTCTGCGTCAACTACGACAAGAAGTTCTTCGCCGACCGGCGGCTCGCCCCGCCGGAGACCTTCGACGACCTGGCGAAGCCCGCCTACCGGAACCTCCTCGTGGTGGAGAACCCCGAGCGGTCGTCGCCCGGCCTCGGCTTCCTCCTCGGCACGGCCGCCGCGTACGGCGACGGGGGCTGGCAGGGCTACTGGAGGAAGCTGAAGGACAACGGCGTCAAGGTCGTCGACAGCTGGGAGATCGCCTACAACCAGGAGTTCTCCGGCTCCGCCGGCGGCAGGAAGGCCAAGGCCGACCGGCCGCTCGTCGTCTCGTACGCCTCCAGCCCGCCGGTCGAGGTCCTCTACGGCGACCCGAGGCCCGCCGAGGCGCCCACCGGCGTCGCACCCGGCACCTGCTACCGGCAGATCGAGTTCGCCGGGCTGCTGAAGGGCGCCGCCAACGAGGAGGGCGGCAAGGCCCTCCTCGACTTCATGATCGGGAAGAGGTTCCAGGAGGACATGCCGCTGAACATGTTCGTGCACCCGGTGGTGGAGGACGCGAAACCGCCCGAGCTGTTCACCAGGCACGGCGTCGCCGTCGACGAGCCGCTGACCATGGCGCCCGAGAAGATCGCCGAGAACCGCGACCGGTGGGTCCGGGCGTGGTCCTCGCTCGTCCTGAAGTAG
- the rlmN gene encoding 23S rRNA (adenine(2503)-C(2))-methyltransferase RlmN, giving the protein MVRPVPGELTFVAPRGAKKPPRHLADLTPAERKAAVAAIGEKPFRARQLSQHYFARYAHDPAEWTDIPAASREKLAGELLPDLMSVVRHISCDGDTTRKTLWRLHDGTLVESVLMRYPDRVTMCVSSQAGCGMNCPFCATGQAGLDRNLSTAEIVHQIVDGMRALRDGEVPGGPARLSNIVFMGMGEPLANYNRVVGAVRRLTDPEPDGLGLSQRGITVSTVGLVPAMLRFADEGFKCRLAVSLHAPDDELRDTLVPVNTRWKVREVLDAAWEYAEKSGRRVSVEYALIRDINDQAWRGDLLGRLLKGRRVHVNLIPLNPTPGSKWTASRPEDERAFVEAVAAHGVPVTVRDTRGQEIDGACGQLAAAER; this is encoded by the coding sequence GTGGTACGCCCCGTCCCTGGCGAACTCACCTTCGTCGCGCCCCGCGGAGCCAAGAAGCCGCCGCGGCACCTCGCCGACCTCACCCCCGCGGAGCGCAAGGCGGCCGTGGCGGCGATCGGTGAGAAGCCGTTCCGCGCCCGGCAGCTGTCCCAGCACTACTTCGCCCGGTACGCCCACGACCCCGCCGAGTGGACCGACATCCCCGCCGCCTCCCGCGAAAAGCTCGCCGGCGAGCTGCTGCCGGACCTGATGAGCGTCGTCCGGCACATCTCGTGCGACGGCGACACGACCCGCAAGACCCTGTGGCGGCTGCACGACGGCACGCTCGTCGAGTCGGTGCTCATGCGGTACCCCGACCGCGTGACGATGTGCGTCTCGTCGCAGGCGGGGTGCGGGATGAACTGTCCCTTCTGCGCCACCGGCCAGGCCGGTCTCGACCGGAACCTGTCGACCGCCGAGATCGTCCACCAGATCGTCGACGGGATGCGCGCCCTGCGCGACGGCGAGGTCCCCGGCGGCCCCGCGCGGCTGTCGAACATCGTCTTCATGGGGATGGGCGAGCCGCTCGCCAACTACAACCGCGTCGTCGGCGCCGTCCGCCGCCTCACCGACCCGGAGCCGGACGGCCTCGGCCTGTCGCAGCGCGGCATCACGGTCTCGACGGTCGGTCTCGTCCCGGCGATGCTGCGCTTCGCCGACGAGGGCTTCAAGTGCCGCCTCGCCGTGTCGCTGCACGCCCCCGACGACGAGCTGCGCGACACGCTCGTCCCGGTCAACACGCGCTGGAAGGTCCGCGAGGTGCTCGACGCGGCGTGGGAGTACGCCGAGAAGTCCGGGCGGCGCGTCTCCGTCGAGTACGCGCTGATCCGCGACATCAACGACCAGGCGTGGCGCGGCGACCTCCTCGGCCGGCTCCTCAAGGGCCGGCGGGTCCACGTCAACCTGATCCCGCTCAACCCCACTCCGGGCTCGAAGTGGACCGCCTCCCGCCCCGAGGACGAGAGGGCGTTCGTCGAGGCCGTCGCCGCGCACGGCGTCCCGGTCACCGTCCGCGACACCCGCGGCCAGGAGATCGACGGGGCGTGCGGCCAGCTCGCGGCGGCCGAGCGCTGA
- a CDS encoding phosphatidate cytidylyltransferase: protein MNDASPGAPPRGAHWGPPGQGRAPAAPAGPALDEHAAQHTRPVPTAPGAPAGGDQDDHDRGAARPSGPPVRDEMPQEPMPPEPAEPQGRSQRKRQERQRKQAGRDLRAAIGVGVGLGAVIVASLFVQKAVFVGVIAIAVVVGLWELTSRLRECKGLRAPLVPLAAGGVAMVVAGYVRGAEGAWVATALTALAVLVWRMAEPPEGYLKDVTAGVFAALYVPFLATFVALMLAADDGPQRVLTFLLLTVVSDTGAYAVGWRFGRHKLAPRISPGKTREGLFGAIAFAMAAGALCMGFLVEGGAWWQGLLLGLAVAVSATLGDLGESMIKRDLGIKDMGTLLPGHGGIMDRLDSLLPTAPVVWLLLVVFVGAG, encoded by the coding sequence ATGAACGACGCTTCCCCGGGGGCCCCGCCGCGAGGCGCGCACTGGGGCCCGCCCGGCCAGGGGCGTGCTCCGGCCGCCCCGGCGGGCCCCGCCCTCGACGAGCACGCCGCGCAGCACACCCGCCCCGTGCCCACCGCGCCCGGAGCCCCCGCCGGCGGAGACCAGGACGACCATGACCGGGGGGCCGCTCGGCCGAGCGGCCCCCCGGTCCGTGACGAGATGCCGCAGGAGCCCATGCCACCGGAGCCCGCCGAGCCGCAGGGCCGCTCGCAGCGGAAGAGACAGGAGCGGCAGAGGAAGCAGGCCGGACGCGACCTGCGGGCCGCCATAGGGGTCGGCGTCGGTCTCGGCGCGGTGATCGTCGCGTCGCTCTTCGTCCAGAAGGCCGTCTTCGTCGGCGTGATAGCGATCGCCGTCGTCGTCGGCCTGTGGGAGCTGACCTCCAGGCTCCGGGAGTGCAAGGGCCTCAGGGCGCCGCTCGTCCCGCTCGCCGCCGGCGGTGTGGCGATGGTCGTCGCCGGGTACGTGCGCGGGGCCGAGGGCGCCTGGGTGGCGACGGCGCTGACCGCGCTCGCGGTGCTCGTGTGGCGGATGGCGGAACCGCCGGAGGGATATCTCAAGGACGTCACGGCCGGCGTGTTCGCCGCCCTCTACGTGCCGTTCCTGGCGACGTTCGTGGCGCTGATGCTGGCCGCGGACGACGGGCCGCAGCGGGTGCTGACGTTCCTGCTGCTGACCGTCGTCAGCGACACGGGCGCGTACGCGGTCGGCTGGCGCTTCGGCAGGCACAAGCTGGCACCGCGGATCAGCCCGGGCAAGACCCGCGAGGGCCTGTTCGGCGCGATCGCCTTCGCGATGGCCGCCGGGGCGCTGTGCATGGGGTTCCTCGTCGAGGGCGGCGCGTGGTGGCAGGGCCTGCTCCTGGGCCTCGCGGTCGCGGTCAGCGCCACGCTGGGCGACCTCGGCGAGTCCATGATCAAGCGGGACCTGGGCATCAAGGACATGGGAACCCTGCTGCCGGGCCACGGCGGCATCATGGACCGCCTGGACTCCCTGCTGCCGACGGCGCCGGTCGTGTGGCTGCTGCTGGTGGTCTTCGTCGGAGCGGGTTGA
- the frr gene encoding ribosome recycling factor, protein MIEETLLEAEEKMEKAVLVAKDDFAAIRTGRAHPAMFNKIVADYYGALTPINQLASFSVPEPRMAVVTPFDKTALRNIEQAIRDSDLGVNPSNDGNIIRVVFPELTEERRREYIKVAKGKGEDAKISIRAVRRKAKETIDKLVKDGEVGEDEGRRAEKELDDTTAKYVAQVDELLKHKEAELLEV, encoded by the coding sequence GTGATCGAAGAGACCCTCCTCGAAGCCGAGGAGAAGATGGAGAAGGCCGTCCTGGTCGCCAAGGACGACTTCGCCGCGATCCGCACCGGGCGTGCGCACCCGGCCATGTTCAACAAGATCGTGGCCGACTACTACGGTGCCCTCACGCCGATCAACCAGCTGGCCTCCTTCTCGGTGCCGGAGCCGCGCATGGCCGTGGTGACGCCGTTCGACAAGACCGCCCTGCGCAACATCGAGCAGGCGATCCGCGACTCCGACCTCGGCGTCAACCCCTCCAACGACGGCAACATCATCCGGGTGGTCTTCCCCGAGCTCACCGAGGAGCGCCGCCGCGAGTACATCAAGGTCGCCAAGGGCAAGGGCGAGGACGCGAAGATCTCGATCCGCGCCGTCCGCCGCAAGGCCAAGGAGACCATCGACAAGCTCGTCAAGGACGGCGAGGTCGGTGAGGACGAGGGCCGCCGTGCGGAGAAGGAGCTCGACGACACCACCGCGAAGTACGTCGCGCAGGTGGACGAGCTGCTCAAGCACAAGGAAGCCGAGCTGCTCGAGGTCTGA
- the pyrH gene encoding UMP kinase, with the protein MNQGAAQGDDNTGKKAGRFLLKLSGEAFSGGGGLGVDPDVVHAIAREIAAVVRDGAQIAVVIGGGNFFRGAELQQRGMDRARSDYMGMLGTVMNCLALQDFLEKEGIQSRVQTAITMGQVAEPYIPLRAVRHLEKGRVVIFGAGMGMPYFSTDTTAAQRALEIDAEALLMGKNGVDGVYDSDPKTNPDAVRFDALEYGEVIARDLKVADATAITLCRDNKLPILVFELLTAGNIARAVKGEKIGTLVSDEGTRH; encoded by the coding sequence ATGAATCAGGGCGCCGCACAGGGCGACGACAACACCGGTAAGAAAGCCGGCCGCTTCCTCCTGAAGCTGTCCGGCGAGGCGTTCTCCGGCGGCGGCGGCCTCGGCGTCGACCCCGACGTCGTGCACGCCATCGCCCGCGAGATCGCCGCGGTCGTCCGGGACGGCGCGCAGATCGCGGTCGTCATCGGCGGTGGCAACTTCTTCCGCGGCGCCGAGCTCCAGCAGCGCGGTATGGACCGGGCACGCTCCGACTACATGGGCATGCTCGGCACGGTGATGAACTGCCTCGCCCTCCAGGACTTCCTGGAGAAGGAGGGCATCCAGTCCCGTGTCCAGACCGCGATCACCATGGGGCAGGTCGCCGAGCCCTACATCCCGCTGCGTGCCGTGCGCCACCTGGAGAAGGGCCGCGTCGTGATCTTCGGTGCCGGTATGGGCATGCCGTACTTCTCCACCGACACCACCGCCGCCCAGCGCGCCCTGGAGATCGACGCCGAGGCCCTCCTCATGGGCAAGAACGGGGTCGACGGGGTCTACGACTCCGACCCGAAGACCAACCCGGACGCCGTGAGGTTCGACGCCCTGGAGTACGGCGAGGTGATCGCCCGCGACCTCAAGGTCGCCGACGCCACCGCCATCACCCTCTGCCGCGACAACAAGCTGCCGATCCTCGTCTTCGAACTCCTCACGGCCGGCAACATCGCCCGCGCCGTGAAGGGTGAGAAGATCGGCACTCTCGTGAGTGACGAGGGCACCCGGCACTGA
- the tsf gene encoding translation elongation factor Ts, whose amino-acid sequence MANYTAADVKKLRELTGAGMMDCKKALDESDGSVDKAVEALRIKGQKGVAKREGRSAENGAVVSLIADDNTSGVLVELKCETDFVAKGEKFQSVAAQLAQHVAATAPADIDALLSSEIEPGKTVQAFVDEANANLGEKIVLDRFAQFSGGYVTAYMHRTMPDLPPQIGVLVELDKENAEVAKGVAQHIAAFAPKYLSKEDVPAEVVEAERRVAEETTRAEGKPEAALPKIVEGRINGFFKDATLLGQPYALDNKKSVQQILDEAGVTLKRFTRIKVGI is encoded by the coding sequence ATGGCGAACTACACCGCCGCTGACGTCAAGAAGCTTCGCGAGCTCACCGGCGCCGGCATGATGGACTGCAAGAAGGCGCTGGACGAGTCCGACGGCAGCGTCGACAAGGCCGTCGAGGCCCTGCGCATCAAGGGCCAGAAGGGCGTCGCCAAGCGCGAGGGCCGCTCCGCCGAGAACGGCGCCGTCGTCTCCCTGATCGCCGACGACAACACCTCCGGCGTCCTCGTCGAGCTGAAGTGCGAGACGGACTTCGTCGCCAAGGGCGAGAAGTTCCAGTCGGTCGCGGCCCAGCTCGCCCAGCACGTCGCCGCCACCGCCCCGGCCGACATCGACGCGCTGCTCTCCTCCGAGATCGAGCCCGGCAAGACCGTCCAGGCCTTCGTCGACGAGGCCAACGCGAACCTCGGCGAGAAGATCGTCCTCGACCGCTTCGCGCAGTTCTCCGGCGGCTACGTCACCGCGTACATGCACCGCACCATGCCGGACCTGCCGCCGCAGATCGGTGTCCTCGTCGAGCTCGACAAGGAGAACGCCGAGGTCGCCAAGGGCGTCGCGCAGCACATCGCCGCCTTCGCCCCGAAGTACCTCTCCAAGGAGGACGTCCCGGCCGAGGTCGTCGAGGCCGAGCGCCGCGTCGCCGAGGAGACCACCCGCGCCGAGGGCAAGCCCGAGGCCGCGCTGCCGAAGATCGTCGAGGGCCGCATCAACGGCTTCTTCAAGGACGCGACGCTGCTCGGCCAGCCGTACGCGCTCGACAACAAGAAGTCCGTCCAGCAGATCCTGGACGAGGCCGGCGTCACCCTGAAGCGCTTCACGCGCATCAAGGTCGGCATCTGA